The following DNA comes from Castanea sativa cultivar Marrone di Chiusa Pesio chromosome 10, ASM4071231v1.
CAAATTTAAATTTGACTATTAAATAAGTTAAAAGTCAATTATAATTCGttacttataaatattattatatatttttatatatacatgtataaaaatatatttatataaattcgATATTAAATTATGTAATTATATAAACTTGATATCGAATAATGTaagttcataaataaatttgtaagaTATCTAATTTACAAGTTGATAAACAAAATCATGTATCTAGCTAGTTACCTCAAATAACCTATAAGATTTTTAACAAGCTCAATCTTGtttgaccaaaaaaagaaaaagcaaagcTTGAACAAACTCTAGCCAGTTTTACAAGAAAATGAACAAACTCAAACCTAACTCGTTATAGTTAGCTAACACTTCTGTACTAGTAATACTTGACTAGTTTACAACTTTCAATTGCCCGACTTGGATCGTTTATTACAATGCAAAAATCATGACTCCATCCAAATGTAAATTTAACCAACTGCAAAGAAAAGTTTTGATAGTTTTGTTCAAACTCCCAAGTTTAGCTacacaaaatagaaaattcTTGCATTGGTCTAAAAATAGGATAAGAgagaatttgttttctttttctttttctttttctctctggaTAAAGAGAGAATTCTTAGtctttaatccttttttttttttttttttttttttttttgcagaggGTCTTTAATCTTTATACATAAGGACATTCCAACAACAAATATCTAGTCGCACActctagaaacaaaaaaaaaaaaatgataattataatGCCACGTCACAAGATCATGTATATCCATAAGATCATGTATATCCATATgcataccaaaaataaaagtctTCAAAATCTAGAAGTCTccacaaattaaaaagaaggataatattatttagttattttttatggtttttgagCGGTCACAGAAacagctaaaaaaatttataaaaaaaaaaaaaaaaaaaccttagctAATGCCTAATCATGATCTTGTTCATCATGTTCTTGCAGAtctgagagagaaaaacaaCTCCTTGACTTGAAACTCAAGAGCCTCCTATCTTGCAATTTACTTGGTATTCTCTCTTGATGTTTTCGATCTTCTTGTGGTTTTTTctcagatgatgatgatgaagaagaaggtgaggaagaagatgaagatgatgggTACTCTTGCCGCTCTTGATGATGTTCATGGTCTTcgtcctcatcttcatcttcgtTTAGAGCCAATAGAGGCATGGATTTAGGGTTGAAGGAGCTGTAAAAGGAAGATCTCCTTGTGTTCCACTTTGAAGCAATCAAAACCCTCCTCCTCTTGTTAAATGGGTTCTCTTGTTTCTCCAAATCCTTCACTGTACTAGCCACTTCCACTTCTGATAGATTAGCAAATGACTTTGATTTCCCACTAAAGTGATTAGATAATCCCCTCCTGTACATGTaccaaaaaacccaaacccatatcACAACTTGTTCCAAAAAAAATCGTAACTTTTTCATGAAGACACAATTTTTTCATACAATAATTCACATAGTAAATCAAAACAGATATTCCATTTGTGAAGTTGCAACAAAAGCAGAAAGAAATATTAACTGCTTTTTTTGTTACCCAACTATCAAACAGAAAATTAACGAAAAACACAAACTTGAAGATCAACATAATCACAAACTAAAtaatttcacacaaaaaaaaaaaagcaaaattttcaaataattactTGATGGGAAGAGAGTCTTCCAAAGAAGACAAAGAACCAAGTCCACGCTTGAAATTGCTCTGGACCTCCTTGGACGAAACGCCATCgttttcatcatcatcatcttcttcgcTATCATCGGGTACTCCGATCGAAGACGAACTCTCACACgattcctcatcttcttcttcttcttcttcctcctccggAGCCTTCCCGGGCTCACGGATCTCAAACCCCGACCCGACTTCGTTTCGGATCGCGGAACCCACATCACCGATCGCAGCTGACGAAACGACAACAGCGTACTTTGTCGTTGTCGGCGACGGAGACACCTCGATGCTAAACGTGGGACCTCCTAGTAGAACCTCCATCATTAACggcacaaaaaaaataatcaaacgTTCTGATCGAAATTGCTGTTTTGGAACTTTCTACAGATTTACCCTCCTCACCCTTGtcctcttcgtcttcttctCCTTTTAGGTTTCCAGATTATAGGGTTGCTTCTCATCAATTACAAGAAAGACACAGGGTAGATAGGGTGCGCAGGATAAGGAGGAAGTGGGTGTAGGTTAATAAGAGTTTTACAGACAACAAGGATAAGGATtaggtttttcaattttcaacataGGAGAACACGAGGAAAGAGAAATAGGGTTGGAGCTAATTAATAGTTGTAGAATTTTAACacatgaatttatatatatatataaaaataataataatattagagagagaaagagaaagagagagagagagatgtgtaAGCTATGTAATCCTATTAATATGCAAAAAGGAAAAGGCTAACGTCCGCCGGCATCGAAATAGGCACCAACGTCCTTTGACACGTTCGGGATTACGTGGCAAAGACAATGACCagagaaaatatatatgaatcTATAAAACTTATCCTGTTTCCTTTTGTTGGATCAGATCAAAAGCTTTGGGGGACTTCTCTTACTGCAAAACTGGTCCCCaagcttttataaattttgtacaTGTATATCCACTTGTCTCCAATGTCCTTTTATTTCAATTACCCACTATTTTTCTTGTGGTTTATTAGTGGTTTAATAAtaaagtctttaatattaccctatcatatttttatgtttgttttaaaaaagttttaacttaTAGCGTCAGTtcttgatgatagttctttattatcaaaacaaaatatcaatCGGTGTTTTTGCAAATGGGGATCGAATCTCAagtttcttattcaaccatcaaagactttaccaattaagctaattagaatctacatatttttatgttttaggagTTTTTAGTTTGGGTGGTGGCAAGTTTCACAATTACGTGGACCATCTCATGCCATTCATGACAAGTTTTAAGTGGATTAAGAGAAATAATTACTTGAACCTAAATTTTCAGTACTATTTTTTGCGTTTAACGATATATTTCACCAATTATAACTTATTCAGTATTTGTTTGACTTTCTTTATAAAACAACCAAcgtttaaaatagaaaaaaaaaaaaaaaaaaaaaaagtcaaacataTGATAGGTTGTAATTAGTGAAATATaaagtgaaacaaaaaatagtaaagaGGATTTGTATTCATGACTACACCAACTAATAGAGTTAAATTATGTGTAGAAGTTATGGTATGTGGTTATTTGTGGTGTATCTTTATTTATATGGAAATATTACACTAATCAAGGCATTTTTAGAGGTTTATTGTGATTAAAGTGAAGTCAACTTGTATCTAGCATTAATTGTACACAAAACATATTTGGTTAGAGATGTACGATATCTTTATTGGCGTGGAAAAATTACCCAAATAAATGAGTTTCCATAAGTACTTTTTAGTATAAATGTGGGATTCAACTTTTTAGTAGAAATGTGGGATTTAAACTCTATAGGTATCTATTGAAAACCATTTGACAATAGCCAGCTATTGGAGACATCCAAAATTTCTGTAGAGACATGTTATTCAAATAGACACATCTTTATTAAAACCGTCTAAATTTAAAAACTCTCATTCCTAACTATcgatttataattttatacacattaaaaaataataaaaaaatccaccatATCCTCCAATCCATTCAAGGAAGGCACTTCATGACCAACAATCTCCTTTATTCGAACCCTTTGCGACCCTTGCATGGCATGACTCAACCCATCCATTGTGCTAGTAAGTGTCGCAATGATGCTCCAAGAGATATCATTCAAATCCACGAGGATATCATTGGAGTTTGTATTGgatatattgtgaaatttggcatttgtgggGATTGGGTTCAAGGTTTTAGGGTTGAGCGTGTTATCTCAATGTGTATTTCATATAATaatctttttgttaaattaataattaatttggtCGTTCAATTGTTAATTAGTTATGTTAATTTAGTTTCCTAACTTTTAAAA
Coding sequences within:
- the LOC142613368 gene encoding protein OXIDATIVE STRESS 3 LIKE 4-like, with amino-acid sequence MMEVLLGGPTFSIEVSPSPTTTKYAVVVSSAAIGDVGSAIRNEVGSGFEIREPGKAPEEEEEEEEDEESCESSSSIGVPDDSEEDDDDENDGVSSKEVQSNFKRGLGSLSSLEDSLPIKRGLSNHFSGKSKSFANLSEVEVASTVKDLEKQENPFNKRRRVLIASKWNTRRSSFYSSFNPKSMPLLALNEDEDEDEDHEHHQERQEYPSSSSSSSPSSSSSSSEKKPQEDRKHQERIPSKLQDRRLLSFKSRSCFSLSDLQEHDEQDHD